In Xanthomonas sp. SI, the following are encoded in one genomic region:
- a CDS encoding SDR family oxidoreductase — protein MKTVLITGCSSGFGLETARHFLARDWRVLATMRTPQDDLLPPSEQLRVLPLDVTDAQSIRAAVAAAGPIDVLVNNAGFGAPAPFELTDMETVRALFDTNTFGTMAVTQAVLPQMRARGAGVIVNVTSSVTYKPLPLVGIYRAAKAAVNAFSESLASELEPFGVRVRIVLPGSSGETRFRDTARTRLRGMDDEIYGDFMRRTIARMAESTGPGTRMQDVADAVWRAATDASTPLYLPAGADALQWAAEAR, from the coding sequence TTGAAGACCGTCCTGATCACCGGCTGCTCCTCCGGCTTCGGCCTGGAAACCGCACGCCACTTCCTCGCCCGCGATTGGCGTGTGCTCGCCACGATGCGCACGCCCCAAGACGACCTGCTGCCGCCTTCGGAGCAGTTGCGCGTGCTGCCGTTGGACGTCACCGACGCGCAGAGCATCCGCGCCGCCGTCGCGGCCGCCGGCCCGATCGACGTGCTGGTCAACAACGCCGGCTTCGGCGCGCCCGCGCCGTTCGAGTTGACGGACATGGAGACCGTGCGCGCCCTGTTCGACACCAACACCTTCGGCACGATGGCGGTCACGCAAGCGGTATTGCCGCAGATGCGCGCGCGCGGTGCCGGCGTCATCGTGAACGTCACCTCCAGCGTCACCTACAAGCCGCTGCCGCTGGTCGGCATCTACCGGGCGGCCAAGGCAGCGGTGAATGCGTTCTCCGAATCGCTGGCGAGCGAACTCGAGCCGTTCGGCGTGCGCGTGCGCATCGTGCTGCCCGGCTCTTCGGGCGAGACGCGTTTTCGCGACACCGCCCGCACCCGCCTGCGCGGCATGGACGACGAGATCTATGGCGACTTCATGCGCCGCACCATCGCGCGGATGGCCGAATCCACCGGCCCGGGGACGCGCATGCAGGACGTCGCCGACGCCGTATGGCGCGCGGCGACCGACGCGTCGACACCGCTGTACCTGCCGGCCGGAGCGGACGCCCTGCAGTGGGCGGCAGAGGCACGCTGA